From one Solea solea chromosome 15, fSolSol10.1, whole genome shotgun sequence genomic stretch:
- the LOC131474265 gene encoding galectin-related protein-like: MAVQAVEKDAINVDDDHLNDSLGNPGLISPDKEDISRLLTVPFSGRIRGGMRPGKKIIVMGIIDLEPDSFDVSLTCGRDSEKEEVPHDIALKLTARFSDRQFLRSARISGKWTQEEASTDYFPFIPDQPFRIEIHCEHQRFRIFVDGHQLFDFYHKVKSLSSIDTVRIQGDLQITKLG; this comes from the exons ATGGCGGTGCAGGCAGTGGAAAAGGACGCAATA AATGTGGACGATGACCACCTGAATGACTCGCTGGGGAACCCCGGCCTCATCTCACCTGACAAAGAGGATATATCACGTCTCTTG ACTGTTCCATTCAGCGGACGTATCCGTGGCGGCATGCGGCCAGGGAAGAAGATCATAGTGATGGGCATCATCGACCTGGAGCCAGACAG CTTTGACGTGAGCCTGACCTGCGGCCGAGACTCGGAGAAAGAGGAGGTGCCGCACGACATAGCCCTGAAACTCACCGCCCGTTTCAGTGACCGCCAGTTTCTACGCAGTGCCCGCATTTCTGGGAAATGGACACAAGAGGAGGCCTCCACTGACTACTTTCCCTTCATCCCTGATCAGCCCTTTAGG ATTGAGATCCACTGTGAGCACCAGAGGTTCCGGATATTTGTGGACGGACACCAGCTGTTTGACTTTTATCACAAAGTAAAATCTTTGTCCTCAATCGACACAGTACGGATACAAGGAGATCTACAGATCACCAAGCTCGGTTAA
- the LOC131474507 gene encoding aftiphilin-like isoform X1, protein MEPYIMPLHSSSPPPLDDDGDGEAGSDDDEFGDFGVFSCSPPGFPSSIKPPPSSLKEPAPAIKAAKDPPTCNLNHPDEQFQTLSSLGSNSVRGEGFDAELSSHLTNGYGEGGHNSEAHDAPVVGTFSYMEESGFADFTVFSDQAAHPWCCGFSPLGNPEKWVGKVEGSNMGEQIYGPAEVIMNSEPKSLCVHEARENICTKVNHCENRDAAIVHSSQDHQQHQEAVAAFESEQPCFAEEDTGNDGDSWREIRCRLGSLQTSELHEDEESEKPPTVSVYESAFEDLSSICEDFSFEGISSDLEPNVSSLASPDNQSDWDHTDDEDEELENPKRSDSFGNSSMTNLSQIEEDKCFHQSVTQETSATSTQSHSLTCRGDEFADFSDSVWEHHKDQECVQDVNVMVQSLGTLPPSDSFADFCSAPTQEDGDGSWAVFQDKRDQEEGQMRTQVRDQVSSLHIDGCTEEDGGLKRNSCQVLFSCRVQQLLWTTFPEVVVPAMEGEEEAQSLGALLLSRHLTESEEEKMPELSSDQWVQQGLCWPHKDIHSAVGLRFQWRGSHTNMTLLRCLGVDTRNNVFIGAKKSVAVSTFASNLGKLDPTKDSAPAACSTANTAGTPQEFPGPHVKLDPSKDSVQEAPPSGLLERSSRRLSSSQDDSFALNLDYFGPEEKSRSNICSNSPPPGVDRELYELTMSNLETSSSSHHLEDTLNRLMSAAEKTSTAVRKPLQDEELSAESSRVIAGLPNLSFMKATVLMFPSILIPKESLVLE, encoded by the exons ATGGAGCCATACATCATGCCCTTGCACTCCTCATCTCCCCCTCCATtggatgatgatggtgacggGGAGGCTGGATCAGATGACGACGAGTTTGGAGACTTTGGGGTATTTTCCTGCTCCCCTCCAGGCTTTCCCAGTTCCATTAAGCCACCACCATCTAGCCTCAAAGAGCCTGCTCCTGCCATTAAGGCAGCCAAAGACCCACCCACCTGCAACTTAAACCACCCTGATGAACAATTCCAAACTTTATCCAGCCTGGGCTCAAATTCTGTCAGAGGTGAGGGTTTTGATGCTGAATTATCTTCACATCTCACAAACGGATATGGTGAAGGAGGCCACAATTCTGAGGCCCATGATGCCCCTGTAGTAGGGACTTTCTCTTACATGGAGGAAAGTGGATTTGCtgatttcactgtgttctcAGATCAGGCAGCTCACCCCTGGTGCTGTGGCTTCTCTCCCTTAGGCAACCCAGAGAAGTGGGTTGGTAAAGTGGAAGGGTCAAATATGGGTGAACAAATCTATGGTCCAGCTGAAGTTATAATGAACTCTGAGCCCAAATCTCTTTGTGTACACGAGGCTAGAGAAAATATATGCACTAAGGTCAATCACTGTGAGAATAGAGATGCAGCAATCGTGCACTCATCTCAGGACCACCAGCAGCATCAGGAAGCTGTAGCAGCTTTTGAATCTGAGCAGCCTTGTTTTGCAGAGGAGGATACAGGCAATGATGGGGACAGCTGGAGGGAAATTAGGTGTCGTTTAGGTTCTTTACAAACCTCAGAGCTGCACGAGGATGAGGAGTCAGAGAAGCCCCCGACAGTCAGTGTGTATGAATCTGCTTTCGAGGACCTGTCTTCTATCTGTGAGGATTTCTCATTTGAAGGTATCTCTTCTGACCTGGAACCAAATGTTTCATCTCTTGCTTCGCCAGACAATCAGAGTGACTGGGACCATactgatgatgaggatgaagaacTGGAAAACCCCAAGCGTTCTGACTCTTTTGGCAACAGCAGCATGACAAATCTCAGCCAAATTGAGGAAGATAAGTGTTTTCATCAATCTGTGACTCAGGAAACCTCTGCTACCTCCACACAGTCACATTCTCTAACATGTAGAGGAGATGAATTTGCAGACTTCAGTGACAGTGTTTGGGAGCATCACAAGGACCAGGAATGTGTCCAAGACGTGAATGTAATGGTGCAGAGTCTTGGGACCCTCCCGCCGAGTGACAGCTTTGCAGATTTCTGCTCAGCGCCCACACAGGAAGATGGAGACGGGTCTTGGGCAGTGTTCCAGGATAAGAGGGATCAAGAGGAGGGACAAATGAGGACACAGGTCAGAGACCAAGTCAGCAGCCTGCACATTGATGGGTGTACTGAGGAAGATGGAGGTTTAAAGAGAAACAGCTGTCAG GTGTTGTTTTCCTGCCGTGTTCAGCAGCTTCTTTGGACCACTTTCCCAGAGGTCGTGGTCCCAGCTATGGAAGGTGAGGAGGAAGCACAGAGCCTTGGCGCTTTGCTCCTTTCCCGACACCTGActgagagtgaggaggagaagatgccTGAGCTCAGCAGTGATCAGTG GGTTCAGCAGGGCCTGTGTTGGCCACACAAAGATATCCACAGTGCAGTTGGCCTCCGGTTTCAGTGGAGAGGTTCCCATACAAATATGACTCTGCTCCGGTGCCTCGGTGTGGACACAAGAAACAAT GTGTTCATTGGAGCAAAGAAGTCAGTAGCTGTGTCTACTTTTGCATCCAACCTG GGAAAACTTGATCCCACCAAAGATTCTGCACCAGCTGCCTGTTCTACTGCAAACACAGCAGGGACACCACAAGAATTCCCAGGTCCCCACGTCAAACTGGACCCCTCAAAAGACTCAGTGCAG GAGGCGCCCCCTTCCGGTCTGTTGGAGCGGAGCAGCCGTCGCCTCAGCAGCTCTCAGGACG ACTCCTTTGCTCTCAACCTGGATTATTTTGGTCCTGAGGAGAAGAGCAGATCCAACATTTGCAGCAACAGTCCTCCACCAG GAGTTGATCGTGAGCTCTATGAGTTGACCATGAGCAACCTGGAAACCAGCAGTAGCAGCCACCACCTAGAGGACACTTTGAATCGCCTGATGTCTGCTGCAGAGAAGACCAGCACTGCAGTCAG GAAACCACTACAAGATGAAGAGCTGAGTGCCGAGAGCAGCAGGGTGATCGCTGGACTTCCTAACTTATCCTTTATGAAAGCTACTGTCCTCATGTTCCCAAGCATCCTCATACCCAAGGAGTCCTTAGTTTTAGAGTGA
- the LOC131474187 gene encoding zinc finger protein 287-like, whose translation MLRTQQLRMLLNERLAAAADEVFGLVVQTIAEYQDEIVRSKAEVVRLKKEIKQLSAFKAVASSFRADTPSVSEVACPSQQPDKIPFVENNQSSDPQQVKREKVDLYFNSGLEEATSSDDVAALENRNTQTHYKPFPSPTITLTLGKDDNWTVDDTTLCGPSDSDTCPKNYRRRAQDKKICRFCRKRFKKDSALIQHVDEVHTGEKPFKCPQCDKEFNRRDHLSVHSRVHTGEKPHKCPFCGKLFAQTSNLNVHLRVHTGEKPYFCKTCGKMVAHSYHLKICGLPVSTGEKLFRCYVCGKKFSTSPNLKVHMEIHEARNVNPAVQSDDQDLIII comes from the exons ATGTTGAGGACGCAGCAGCTTCGAATGCTGCTCAACGAGCGTCTGGCAGCGGCAGCAGATGAAGTCTTTGGACTGGTGGTGCAGACCATCGCCGAGTATCAGGATGAAATAGTCCGTTCTAAAGCAGAGGTCGTCCGCCTGAAGAAGGAGATAAAGCAGCTGTCCGCCTTCAAAGCTGTGGCATCTTCATTCAGAGCAG ACACCCCGTCAGTCTCTGAGGTGGCATGTCCTTCTCAGCAGCCAGACAAGATTCCTTTTGTGGAGAACAATCAGAGCAGTGACCCTCAGCAGGTCAAACGGGAGAAGGTGGATCTCTATTTTAATTCAGGGTTGGAGGAAGCCACTTCCTCTGACGATGTTGCTGCACTGGAAAACCGAAATACTCAGACACACTACAAGCCATTCCCTTCTCCCACTATTACATTGACACTGGGCAAAGACGACAATTGGACTGTTGACGACACGACGCTCTGCGGCCCAAGTGATAGCGACACTTGTCCTAAGAACTACAGAAGACGAGCTCAGGACAAGAAGATTTGCCGCTTCTGCCGCAAGCGGTTTAAGAAGGACTCGGCTCTGATCCAACACGTGGACGAGGTtcacacgggagagaaaccCTTTAAATGCCCTCAATGCGACAAGGAGTTTAATCGCAGGGACCACCTGTCTGTGCATTCAAGAGTTCACACTGGGGAAAAACCACACAAGTGTCCTTTCTGTGGAAAATTATTTGCTCAAACCTCAAATCTCAACGTTCACTTGAGGGTGCACACGGGGGAAAAGCCATACTTCTGCAAAACATGTGGCAAAATGGTTGCCCACAGCTACCACCTCAAAATCTGTGGCCTACCAGTGTCCACAGGGGAAAAGCTGTTTCGCTGTTATGTTTGTGGCAAAAAGTTTTCCACTTCTCCCAATCTGAAGGTGCATATGGAGATCCACGAGGCCAGGAACGTGAACCCGGCCGTGCAGTCGGATGATCAAGATTTAATCATCATTTAA
- the LOC131474507 gene encoding aftiphilin-like isoform X2, which produces MEPYIMPLHSSSPPPLDDDGDGEAGSDDDEFGDFGVFSCSPPGFPSSIKPPPSSLKEPAPAIKAAKDPPTCNLNHPDEQFQTLSSLGSNSVRDNQSDWDHTDDEDEELENPKRSDSFGNSSMTNLSQIEEDKCFHQSVTQETSATSTQSHSLTCRGDEFADFSDSVWEHHKDQECVQDVNVMVQSLGTLPPSDSFADFCSAPTQEDGDGSWAVFQDKRDQEEGQMRTQVRDQVSSLHIDGCTEEDGGLKRNSCQVLFSCRVQQLLWTTFPEVVVPAMEGEEEAQSLGALLLSRHLTESEEEKMPELSSDQWVQQGLCWPHKDIHSAVGLRFQWRGSHTNMTLLRCLGVDTRNNVFIGAKKSVAVSTFASNLGKLDPTKDSAPAACSTANTAGTPQEFPGPHVKLDPSKDSVQEAPPSGLLERSSRRLSSSQDDSFALNLDYFGPEEKSRSNICSNSPPPGVDRELYELTMSNLETSSSSHHLEDTLNRLMSAAEKTSTAVRKPLQDEELSAESSRVIAGLPNLSFMKATVLMFPSILIPKESLVLE; this is translated from the exons ATGGAGCCATACATCATGCCCTTGCACTCCTCATCTCCCCCTCCATtggatgatgatggtgacggGGAGGCTGGATCAGATGACGACGAGTTTGGAGACTTTGGGGTATTTTCCTGCTCCCCTCCAGGCTTTCCCAGTTCCATTAAGCCACCACCATCTAGCCTCAAAGAGCCTGCTCCTGCCATTAAGGCAGCCAAAGACCCACCCACCTGCAACTTAAACCACCCTGATGAACAATTCCAAACTTTATCCAGCCTGGGCTCAAATTCTGTCAGAG ACAATCAGAGTGACTGGGACCATactgatgatgaggatgaagaacTGGAAAACCCCAAGCGTTCTGACTCTTTTGGCAACAGCAGCATGACAAATCTCAGCCAAATTGAGGAAGATAAGTGTTTTCATCAATCTGTGACTCAGGAAACCTCTGCTACCTCCACACAGTCACATTCTCTAACATGTAGAGGAGATGAATTTGCAGACTTCAGTGACAGTGTTTGGGAGCATCACAAGGACCAGGAATGTGTCCAAGACGTGAATGTAATGGTGCAGAGTCTTGGGACCCTCCCGCCGAGTGACAGCTTTGCAGATTTCTGCTCAGCGCCCACACAGGAAGATGGAGACGGGTCTTGGGCAGTGTTCCAGGATAAGAGGGATCAAGAGGAGGGACAAATGAGGACACAGGTCAGAGACCAAGTCAGCAGCCTGCACATTGATGGGTGTACTGAGGAAGATGGAGGTTTAAAGAGAAACAGCTGTCAG GTGTTGTTTTCCTGCCGTGTTCAGCAGCTTCTTTGGACCACTTTCCCAGAGGTCGTGGTCCCAGCTATGGAAGGTGAGGAGGAAGCACAGAGCCTTGGCGCTTTGCTCCTTTCCCGACACCTGActgagagtgaggaggagaagatgccTGAGCTCAGCAGTGATCAGTG GGTTCAGCAGGGCCTGTGTTGGCCACACAAAGATATCCACAGTGCAGTTGGCCTCCGGTTTCAGTGGAGAGGTTCCCATACAAATATGACTCTGCTCCGGTGCCTCGGTGTGGACACAAGAAACAAT GTGTTCATTGGAGCAAAGAAGTCAGTAGCTGTGTCTACTTTTGCATCCAACCTG GGAAAACTTGATCCCACCAAAGATTCTGCACCAGCTGCCTGTTCTACTGCAAACACAGCAGGGACACCACAAGAATTCCCAGGTCCCCACGTCAAACTGGACCCCTCAAAAGACTCAGTGCAG GAGGCGCCCCCTTCCGGTCTGTTGGAGCGGAGCAGCCGTCGCCTCAGCAGCTCTCAGGACG ACTCCTTTGCTCTCAACCTGGATTATTTTGGTCCTGAGGAGAAGAGCAGATCCAACATTTGCAGCAACAGTCCTCCACCAG GAGTTGATCGTGAGCTCTATGAGTTGACCATGAGCAACCTGGAAACCAGCAGTAGCAGCCACCACCTAGAGGACACTTTGAATCGCCTGATGTCTGCTGCAGAGAAGACCAGCACTGCAGTCAG GAAACCACTACAAGATGAAGAGCTGAGTGCCGAGAGCAGCAGGGTGATCGCTGGACTTCCTAACTTATCCTTTATGAAAGCTACTGTCCTCATGTTCCCAAGCATCCTCATACCCAAGGAGTCCTTAGTTTTAGAGTGA
- the LOC131473939 gene encoding actin-related protein 2-A, translating into MDSQGRKVVVCDNGTGFVKCGYAGSNFPEHIFPALVGRPIIRSTAKVGNIEIKDLMVGDEASELRSMLEVNYPMENGIVRNWDDMKHLWDYTFGPEKLNIDSRNCKILLTEPPMNPTKNREKIIEVMFETYQFSGVYIAIQAVLTLYAQGLLTGVVVDSGDGVTHICPVYEGFSLPHLTRRLDIAGRDITRYLIKLLLLRGYAFNHSADFETVRMMKEKLCYVGYNIEQEQKLALETTVLVESYTLPDGRVIKVGGERFEAPEALFQPHLINVEGVGVAELLFNTIQAADIDTRPEFYKHIVLSGGSTMYPGLPSRLERELKQLYLERVLKGDVDKLSKFKIRIEDPPRRKHMVFLGGAVLADIMKDKDNFWLTREEYQEKGVRVLEKLGVTVR; encoded by the exons ATGGATAGTCAGGGAAGGAAAGTGGTGGTCTGTGACAATGGAACCGGG TTTGTCAAGTGTGGCTATGCAGGCTCCAACTTCCCAGAGCACATCTTCCCTGCACTTGTTGGGAGGCCCATCATCCGCTCCACAGCCAAAGTGGGAAACATTGAAATCAAG GACCTTATGGTTGGGGATGAAGCCAGTGAGTTGCGCTCGATGTTGGAGGTCAACTACCCCATGGAGAACGGCATCGTTAGGAACTGGGATGACATGAAGCACCTGTGGGACTACACCTTTGGCCCGGAGAAGCTCAACATTGACTCTCGCAACTGCAAGATCCTGTTGACGGAGCCCCCCATGAACCCTACTAAGAACCGTGAAAAAATCATTgag GTTATGTTTGAGACCTACCAGTTTTCAGGAGTCTACATTGCTATTCAAGCTGTGCTGACCCTGTATGCCCAAG gaCTTCTGACTGGTGTAGTGGTGGACTCTGGGGATGGTGTGACACACATCTGTCCAGTTTATGAAGGATTCAGCCTGCCCCACCTGACGAGACGCCTGGACATTGCAGGCAGGGACATCACTCGCTACCTCATCAAG ttgttgttgttgaggggTTATGCCTTCAACCACTCTGCCGACTTTGAGACCGTGCGCATGATGAAGGAGAAGCTGTGCTACGTAGGCTACAACATCGAGCAGGAGCAGAAGCTGGCGCTGGAGACCACTGTGCTGGTGGAATCATACACG CTGCCAGATGGCCGTGTGATCAAGGTGGGAGGAGAGCGGTTTGAGGCCCCGGAGGCTCTGTTCCAGCCGCACCTCATCAACGTGGAGGGTGTCGGAGTGGCCGAGCTCctcttcaacaccatccaggcGGCCGACATAGACACCAG gCCTGAATTCTACAAACACATCGTGTTGTCAGGAGGATCCACCATGTACCCAGGCCTGCCTTCTCGCCTGGAGAGGGAACTCAAGCAGCTGTACCTGGAGCGTGTGCTGAAGGGAGACGTGGACAAGCTTTCG AAATTTAAGATCCGCATTGAGGATCCTCCCAGGCGAAAGCACATGGTGTTCCTGGGCGGTGCCGTGCTGGCCGACATCATGAAGGACAAGGACAACTTCTGGCTGACCCGAGAGGAGTACCAGGAGAAAGGAGTCCGCGTGCTGGAAAAACTGGGAGTCACCGTCAGATAA